A region of Haliotis asinina isolate JCU_RB_2024 chromosome 9, JCU_Hal_asi_v2, whole genome shotgun sequence DNA encodes the following proteins:
- the LOC137296161 gene encoding COMM domain-containing protein 7-like, with amino-acid sequence MAATFNFSKETPPDSMFSDIQTLNKFQDEQFSQLVEYVFLFLIEPTKSSRLLSQLDEFAEQNGVGAAALKNVFKSLLSLPNSALKKSLSPAQVKEDLVNLGLSEEKADFFTEQYKNNLVSLSHSALGQTLMVNQLVDMEWKFGVTASSSELDKVGNTFLQLKLVINTGNGSKNTYMELSLPQFYSFLHEMEKAKASLEYLS; translated from the exons atggcggccaccTTCAATTTCAGTAAAGAAACGCCCCCGGATTCAATGTTCAGTGATATACAGACACTGAATAAATTCCAAGATGAA CAATTCAGTCAACTTGTGGAGTATGTGTTCCTGTTTCTCATTGAACCTACAAAG TCATCCCGTCTTTTGTCACAACTTGATGAGTTTGCAGAACAAAATGGAGTCGGAGCTGCTGCCCTGAAGAACGTTTTCAAAAGTCTCCTCTCATTGCCAAATA GTGCCCTGAAGAAGAGTTTGAGTCCAGCCCAGGTCAAAGAAGATCTTGTTAACTTAG GTTTATCAGAGGAGAAGGCTGATTTTTTCACAGAACAGTACAAGAACAATCTTGTGTCCCTCTCTCACAGTGCTCTGGGTCAGACTCTCATGGTCAATCAGCTGGTGGACATGGAGTGGAAATTTGGAG TGACAGCATCAAGCAGTGAGTTGGACAAAGTAGGAAACACCTTCCTCCAG CTGAAACTAGTTATTAACACTGGAAATGGATCCAAGAACACATATATGG AACTATCATTACCACAGTTCTACTCATTCTTGCATGAAATGGAGAAGGCTAAAGCGAGTCTAGAATACCTGAGCTAG